Within Streptomyces albofaciens JCM 4342, the genomic segment AGTGGTACGTCCAGCCCGGTGACACCGTCACCGACGGCCAGGTCATCTGCGAGGTGGAGACCGCCAAGGCCGCCGTGGAACTGCCCTGCCCGTACGACGGCGTGGTGCGCACGGTGCACTTCGAGGAGGGCACCACGGTCGACGTGGGCACCTCGATCATCGTGGTGGACACCGACCCGGGCGCGGGCCCGGCCGAGGCTCCGGCGGCCGAGTCCGCGCCGGCCGCCGAGGCGGAGGAAGAAGCCGAGCCGCAGGGCCGGCAGGCCGTCCTCGTCGGTTACGGCGCGGCGCCGTCGTCCACCAAGCGCCGGGCGCGCAAGGCGCAGCCGGGCGGGGCGGCGCCGGCCGCCGCGGCGGTGCAGGCGGAACTGAACGGGCACGCGGGGACTGCGGCCCCGGCGCCCGCCGCTCCCGCCACGCCCGCCACCCCCACGGCTCCCGCCACCCCGGCCGCTTCCGCCGCCCCTGCGGCTTCCGCCGTTCCCACCGCGGAGCGGCCGCTGGCGAAGCCCCCCGTCCGCAAGCTGGCCAAGGACCTGGGCATCGACCTGGCGGCGGTCACCCCGACCGGTCCGGACGGCGTGATCACCCGCGAGGACGTCCACGCGGCGGCGTCGGCTGCCGCGCCTGCCGCCGAGGCCCCGGCCGAGGTGGCCCCGGCCGCTTCCGTGGCCACCGGCGGCTCCGAGGCCGTCCGCGCCCGCGAGACCCGTATCCCCATCAAGGGCGTACGCAAGGCCACCGCCCAGGCGATGGTCAAGAGCGCCTTCACCGCGCCGCACGTCACGGAGTTCATCACCGTCGACGTGACGCGCACGATGAAGCTCGTCCAGGAGCTGAAGCAGGACCCCGACATGGCGGGCCTGCGCGTCAACCCGCTCCTGCTCGTCGCCAAGGCCCTGCTGGTCGCCATCAAGCGCAACCCGGAGA encodes:
- a CDS encoding dihydrolipoamide acetyltransferase family protein; the encoded protein is MTATEQRFREFKMPDVGEGLTEAEILKWYVQPGDTVTDGQVICEVETAKAAVELPCPYDGVVRTVHFEEGTTVDVGTSIIVVDTDPGAGPAEAPAAESAPAAEAEEEAEPQGRQAVLVGYGAAPSSTKRRARKAQPGGAAPAAAAVQAELNGHAGTAAPAPAAPATPATPTAPATPAASAAPAASAVPTAERPLAKPPVRKLAKDLGIDLAAVTPTGPDGVITREDVHAAASAAAPAAEAPAEVAPAASVATGGSEAVRARETRIPIKGVRKATAQAMVKSAFTAPHVTEFITVDVTRTMKLVQELKQDPDMAGLRVNPLLLVAKALLVAIKRNPEINAAWDEENQEIVRKDYVNLGIAAATPRGLIVPNIKDAGAKTLPQLAAALGELVSTAREGKTAPGDMAGGTVTITNVGVFGVDAGTPILNPGESAILAFGAVKLQPWVHKGKVKPRQVTTLALSFDHRLVDGELGSKVLADIAAILEHPKRLITWA